One window of Podarcis raffonei isolate rPodRaf1 chromosome 15, rPodRaf1.pri, whole genome shotgun sequence genomic DNA carries:
- the LOC128403063 gene encoding uncharacterized protein LOC128403063, translating into MLGKTAAMPMPAPQRQRQDVFYCPSGYQSEYTLFHTSRVIKYVFLDGSQNIVPAAAAAAAAVHTSPALESQVSYLESTKGYYYPLIIPDHSLASSYWSPNLERLPIFVTLSKSQEKLSGGWGRPLISRDRLPIFRQLCGELSGLAVHSREDLMVPKAAKEEMEKPEDLEAVGLGNLLDGEDGEEKEGESGSCMIQTSPRERETQL; encoded by the exons ATGTTG GGGAAAACAGCTGCCATGCCAATGCCTGCCCCTCAGAGACAGCGGCAGGATGTCTTCTACTGCCCATCTGGGTACCAGTCTGAGTACACACTCTTTCACACCAGCCGAGTCATCAAATATGTCTTTTTGGATGGGAGTCAGAACATTGtcccagctgctgcagcagcagcagctgcagtacACACTTCTCCAGCCTTGGAGTCTCAAGTGAGCTACCTGGAGTCAACTAAGGGCTACTATTACCcactcatcattcctgaccacagcCTAGCCAGTTCTTACTGGTCCCCCAACCTGGAGAGACTCCCCATCTTTGTCACTCTCTCCAAGAGCCAGGAGAAGCTGAGCGGCGGCTGGGGGCGCCCACTCATCTCCCGGGACCGGCTGCCTATCTTCCGGCAGTTGTGTGGAGAATTGTCTGGGTTGGCAGTCCACAGCCGTGAGGACCTAATGGTACCCAAAGCTGCGAAGGAGGAGATGGAGAAGCCTGAGGACCTTGAGGCAGTGGGACTTGGCAATCTGCTGGACGGCGAggatggggaggagaaggaaggggagtcTGGCAGTTGCATGATCCAAACTTCTCCTAGGGAAAGGGAAACTCAACTCTAA